A stretch of Salvelinus namaycush isolate Seneca chromosome 42, SaNama_1.0, whole genome shotgun sequence DNA encodes these proteins:
- the LOC120034697 gene encoding ankyrin repeat and SOCS box protein 12-like: MSCNCYSYSNSMVLDSINTATNPLKMSLMDVSKIFSLLQPKEEDEEDNEHGQALNQAVSSDDVVLVAELLSQESYRTCINSRSGWGIPVTPLRTAAAHGHLRCLELLLEHGAEVDSLDVKAQTPLFTAVSGKHLDCVVVLLKAGADPNGSPYNNCSPVLTAAREGDVEVLRELLQFGAEVDVWPKVPEWASNATACRGPLYISAVYGHLDCFKLLLLHGANPNYNCKSEKMLARIKQPKTVLEMCLRYGCGVEYIQLLIDFGADVYLPTLIIDKTTKQNEAVVLLLKERVCPNTLMSLTRLAIRRYLPMVNKMTSIDRLDIPQILRNYLKHLT, from the exons ATGAGTTGTAACTGTTACAGCTATAGTAACAGTATGGTCCTAGACAGTATCAACACAGCCACCAACCCTCTCAAGATGAGTCTAATGGACGTCTCCAAGATCTTCTCTCTGCTTCAGCCcaaggaagaggatgaggaggacaaTGAGCATGGCCAG GCTCTGAACCAGGCAGTGAGCAGTGATGACGTGGTGCTGGTAGCTGAGCTGTTGTCCCAGGAGAGCTACAGAACGTGTATCAACAGCAGAAGCGGCTGGGGCATCCCTGTTACCCCCCTACGGACCGCCGCAGCACACGGACACCTGAGGTGTCTGGAACTCCTGCTGGAGCACGGAGCGGAG GTGGACAGTCTTGATGTGAAGGCCCAGACCCCTCTGTTTACAGCGGTCAGTGGTAAACACCTGGACTGTGTTGTGGTCTTACTAAAGGCTGGAGCCGACCCCAACGGCAGCCCGTACAACAACTGTTCCCCGGTGCTGACCGCCGCCCGCGAGGGAGACGTGGAGGTCCTCAGGGAGCTGCTTCAGTTCGGAGCCGAGGTCGACGTCTGGCCCAAAGTCCCTGAGTGGGCCTCCAACGCCACAGCCTGCAGGGGACCCCTGTACATATCCGCTGTATATGGACACCTGGACTGTTTTAAGCTGCTACTGCTCCACGGGGCTAATCCTAACTATAACTGTAAGTCAGAGAAGATGCTGGCCAGGATCAAGCAGCCCAAGACGGTGCTGGAGATGTGTCTCAGGTATGGCTGTGGAGTGGAATACATACAGCTGCTCATAGACTTTGGGGCAGACGTGTATCTGCCCACGCTGATTATTGACAAGACCACCAAGCAGAACGAAGCGGTGGTGCTGCTGCTCAAGGAGAGAG TTTGTCCCAATACTCTGATGTCACTGACACGGCTTGCAATTCGGAGATACCTCCCCATGGTTAATAAAATGACGTCCATAGACCGCTTGGACATTCCCCAGATACTGAGGAACTACCTGAAACATCTCacctga